A genomic stretch from Papio anubis isolate 15944 chromosome 18, Panubis1.0, whole genome shotgun sequence includes:
- the CDIPT gene encoding CDP-diacylglycerol--inositol 3-phosphatidyltransferase isoform X2: MPDENIFLFVPNLIGYARIVFAIISFYFMPSCPLTASSFYLLSGLLDAFDGHAARALNQGTRFGAMLDMLTDRCSTMCLLVNLALLYPRATLFFQLSMSLDVASHWLHLHSSVVRGSESHKMIDLSGNPVLRIYYTSRPALFTLCAGNELFYCLLYLFHFSEGPLVGSVGLFRMGLWVTAPIALLKSLISVIHLITAARNIAALDAADRAKKK, translated from the exons ATGCCAGACGAAAATATCTTCCTGTTCGTGCCCAACCTCATCG GTTATGCCCGGATTGTCTTCGCCATCATTTCTTTCTACTTCATGCCCTCCTGCCCCCTCACGGCCTCCTCCTTCTACCTGCTCAGCGGCCTGCTGGACGCTTTCGATGGACACGCTGCTCGCGCTCTTAATCAAG GAACCCGGTTTGGGGCCATGCTGGACATGCTGACGGACCGCTGCTCCACCATGTGCCTGTTGGTCAACCTGGCCCTGCTGTACCCTCGAGCCACGCTGTTCTTCCAACTCAGCATGAGTTTGGATGTGGCCAGTCACTGGCTGCACCTCCACAG TTCTGTGGTCCGAGGCAGTGAGAGTCACAAGATGATCGACTTGTCCGGGAATCCAGTGCTTCGGATCTATTACACCTCGAGG CCTGCTCTGTTCACCTTGTGTGCTGGGAATGAACTCTTCTACTGCCTCCTCTACCTGTTCCATTTCTCTGAGGGACCTTTAG TTGGCTCCGTGGGACTGTTCCGGATGGGCCTCTGGGTCACTGCCCCCATCGCCTTGCTGAAGTCGCTCATCAGTGTCATCCACCTGATCACAGCTGCCCGCAACATAGCTGCCCTAGACGCAGCAGACCGCGCCAAGAAGAAGTGA
- the CDIPT gene encoding CDP-diacylglycerol--inositol 3-phosphatidyltransferase isoform X1, translating into MALGGLTNFLICSSHPTLRLPLRHQVSFSSPGALVLGLMSCRHSFPLLLPCSLHSHAFLSSCHGDLCSLTSHTACFPTCVPPQAGGHSQSSFTPCMRVINQIWAPVLQSLCHNSPCPPNLPGTRFGAMLDMLTDRCSTMCLLVNLALLYPRATLFFQLSMSLDVASHWLHLHSSVVRGSESHKMIDLSGNPVLRIYYTSRPALFTLCAGNELFYCLLYLFHFSEGPLVGSVGLFRMGLWVTAPIALLKSLISVIHLITAARNIAALDAADRAKKK; encoded by the exons ATGGCTCTTGGAGGGttgactaattttttaatctgTTCTTCACACCCAACTCTAAGGCTTCCCCTGAGGCATCAAGTCTCTTTTTCTAGCCCTGGAGCCTTGGTTCTGGGGTTGATGAGCTGCAGACATAGCTTTCCTCTCCTCCTACCCTGTTCCCTTCACTCTCATGCCTTTCTCAGTTCATGCCATGGTGACCTTTGCTCACTAACCTCACACACAGCCTGTTTTCCAACCTGCGTTCCTCCCCAGGCAGGTGGACACTCCCAGTCTTCGTTTACACCCTGCATGAGAGTGATAAACCAAATATGGGCACCTGTCCTGCAGTCTCTGTGCCATAATAGCCCCTGCCCACCTAATCTTCCAGGAACCCGGTTTGGGGCCATGCTGGACATGCTGACGGACCGCTGCTCCACCATGTGCCTGTTGGTCAACCTGGCCCTGCTGTACCCTCGAGCCACGCTGTTCTTCCAACTCAGCATGAGTTTGGATGTGGCCAGTCACTGGCTGCACCTCCACAG TTCTGTGGTCCGAGGCAGTGAGAGTCACAAGATGATCGACTTGTCCGGGAATCCAGTGCTTCGGATCTATTACACCTCGAGG CCTGCTCTGTTCACCTTGTGTGCTGGGAATGAACTCTTCTACTGCCTCCTCTACCTGTTCCATTTCTCTGAGGGACCTTTAG TTGGCTCCGTGGGACTGTTCCGGATGGGCCTCTGGGTCACTGCCCCCATCGCCTTGCTGAAGTCGCTCATCAGTGTCATCCACCTGATCACAGCTGCCCGCAACATAGCTGCCCTAGACGCAGCAGACCGCGCCAAGAAGAAGTGA
- the CDIPT gene encoding CDP-diacylglycerol--inositol 3-phosphatidyltransferase isoform X3, producing the protein MPDENIFLFVPNLIGTRFGAMLDMLTDRCSTMCLLVNLALLYPRATLFFQLSMSLDVASHWLHLHSSVVRGSESHKMIDLSGNPVLRIYYTSRPALFTLCAGNELFYCLLYLFHFSEGPLVGSVGLFRMGLWVTAPIALLKSLISVIHLITAARNIAALDAADRAKKK; encoded by the exons ATGCCAGACGAAAATATCTTCCTGTTCGTGCCCAACCTCATCG GAACCCGGTTTGGGGCCATGCTGGACATGCTGACGGACCGCTGCTCCACCATGTGCCTGTTGGTCAACCTGGCCCTGCTGTACCCTCGAGCCACGCTGTTCTTCCAACTCAGCATGAGTTTGGATGTGGCCAGTCACTGGCTGCACCTCCACAG TTCTGTGGTCCGAGGCAGTGAGAGTCACAAGATGATCGACTTGTCCGGGAATCCAGTGCTTCGGATCTATTACACCTCGAGG CCTGCTCTGTTCACCTTGTGTGCTGGGAATGAACTCTTCTACTGCCTCCTCTACCTGTTCCATTTCTCTGAGGGACCTTTAG TTGGCTCCGTGGGACTGTTCCGGATGGGCCTCTGGGTCACTGCCCCCATCGCCTTGCTGAAGTCGCTCATCAGTGTCATCCACCTGATCACAGCTGCCCGCAACATAGCTGCCCTAGACGCAGCAGACCGCGCCAAGAAGAAGTGA